One stretch of Ptiloglossa arizonensis isolate GNS036 chromosome 7, iyPtiAriz1_principal, whole genome shotgun sequence DNA includes these proteins:
- the Obp6 gene encoding odorant binding protein 6 — MKCLDVFLLIALTFVLTTVRDTESKKMTIEEVKAAVKGLRKVCARKNDTPKELLDGQHRGEFPKDERLTCYMKCILTTTKSMKNDQIMYDWFLNNARLMLVEEYYDRVESSVTRCREEVTATDGCEVAWEFGKCIYATDPEVSTGVSQPLVSSVLQRKNENLEDEVSVGDRLSFPSCGSGAQ, encoded by the exons ATGAAATGTCTCGACGTTTTCCTCCTAATTGCATTGACGTTCGTTCTGACGACCGTCAGGGACACCGAGAGC AAAAAGATGACCATAGAAGAGGTCAAGGCGGCCGTTAAGGGTTTGAGGAAAGTCTGCGCGAGGAAGAACGACACCCCGAAAG AACTTTTAGACGGGCAACACAGAGGTGAATTTCCAAAGGACGAAAGGCTAACGTGTTACATGAAATGCATACTGACCACGACGAAAAGT atgaaaaacgACCAAATAATGTACGATTGGTTCCTAAATAACGCTCGTCTCATGTTGGTGGAAGAGTACTACGATCGAGTCGAAAGTTCGGTTACAAGGTGTCGAGAGGAAG TGACGGCTACGGACGGATGCGAAGTCGCGTGGGAGTTTGGCAAATGTATTTACGCAACGGATCCGGAG GTTTCGACAGGCGTCAGTCAGCCCCTGGTTTCTTCCGTTTTGCaacgaaaaaacgaaaatcTCGAAGATGAAGTCTCTGTTGGCGATCGGCTATCTTTTCCTAGTTGCG GCAGTGGTGCGCAGTGA
- the Obp5 gene encoding odorant binding protein 5 isoform X1, protein MYVKRSFGAILFLILAFKPVQSAVSREQMEKMARSLRNSCLQKIDTTEELVAGIRRGEFPDDYNLQCYTNCIMKAMRSFKNGDIDFNMITKQIDAMMPVEAAARIKDAIISCKSDALLDTVNALSTMNLQYDRRKQWDLRSSARNHPRRRRQTVKSGCKNSKTKPYCRRV, encoded by the exons atgtacGTTAAACGATCATTCGGCGCAATTTTGTTTCTGATTTTGGCATTTAAGCCGGTGCAAAGT GCCGTCAGTCGAGAGCAAATGGAAAAAATGGCAAGGTCGCTGCGAAACTCCTGTTTGCAAAAAATTGACACCACCGAAG AGCTGGTCGCTGGAATAAGAAGAGGAGAATTCCCGGACGATTACAATCTTCAGTGCTACACCAATTGTATAATGAAAGCAATGCGAAGC TTTAAAAACGGAGACATAGATTTCAATATGATAACGAAACAAATAGACGCGATGATGCCGGTGGAAGCCGCGGCTCGTATCAAGGATGCCATAATCTCGTGTAAATCGGACG CTCTACTTGATACCGTGAACGCTTTATCGACGATGAATTTACAGTATGATCGGAGAAAACAGTGGGATCTTCGTTCATCGGCTCGCAACCATCCCCGACGTCGCCGTCAAACGGTTAAATCTGGCTGCAAAAATTCCAAGACCAAACCGTACTGTAGAAGAGTCTAA
- the Obp5 gene encoding odorant binding protein 5 isoform X2: MYVKRSFGAILFLILAFKPVQSAVSREQMEKMARSLRNSCLQKIDTTEELVAGIRRGEFPDDYNLQCYTNCIMKAMRSFKNGDIDFNMITKQIDAMMPVEAAARIKDAIISCKSDEYDTDPCKKTYQYVKCTYDADSEVFFFP; the protein is encoded by the exons atgtacGTTAAACGATCATTCGGCGCAATTTTGTTTCTGATTTTGGCATTTAAGCCGGTGCAAAGT GCCGTCAGTCGAGAGCAAATGGAAAAAATGGCAAGGTCGCTGCGAAACTCCTGTTTGCAAAAAATTGACACCACCGAAG AGCTGGTCGCTGGAATAAGAAGAGGAGAATTCCCGGACGATTACAATCTTCAGTGCTACACCAATTGTATAATGAAAGCAATGCGAAGC TTTAAAAACGGAGACATAGATTTCAATATGATAACGAAACAAATAGACGCGATGATGCCGGTGGAAGCCGCGGCTCGTATCAAGGATGCCATAATCTCGTGTAAATCGGACG AATACGACACCGATCCCTGCAAAAAGACCTACCAATACGTGAAATGCACCTACGATGCGGATTCGGAAGTGTTTTTCTTCCCCTGA